One Vigna unguiculata cultivar IT97K-499-35 chromosome 7, ASM411807v1, whole genome shotgun sequence genomic region harbors:
- the LOC114189486 gene encoding serine/threonine-protein kinase STY13-like, protein MDSESGVSPKMQLESGVLSSKMSSENVSSNKNMIFRADKIDLKRLDAMLEKHLSKLFSKSVAAERPKEAWEIDTAKLDIHYSVANGSYGTVYRGTYDGQDVAVKVLDWGEDGITPATKIASLRTSFWQEVSVWQKLDHPNVTKFLGASLAIPNLMIPSSTICPNSVPSKTGCVIAEFLTGGTLKQYLFRNRLNKLPYQIVIKLALDLARGLSYLHSKKIVHRDIKPDNMLLDANRNLKIADFGVARIEANNQSEMTSETGTYGYMAPEVLNGKPYNRKCDVYSFGICLSEIYSCTTFSNLTLTTVSCSLINKRLRPKIPKNCPSDFANIIRKCWNANPERRPEMHEVVTMLEAIDTRKGGTMLRPDRKQ, encoded by the exons ATGGATTCAGAAAGTGGGgtttcacctaagatgcaattGGAATCTGGAGTTTTGAGTTCAAAGATGAGTAGTGAAAATGTTAGCAGcaacaaaaatatgatatttagagcagataaaattgatttgaagaGGTTGGATGCCATGCTAGAAAAACACTTGAGCAAGCTTTTTTCCAAAAGCGTTGCAGCAGAAAGGCCTAAAGAAGCATGGGAGATTGATACGGCCAAATTGGATATACATTATTCTGTAGCTAATGGGAGCTATGGTACTGTCTACAGAGGCACTTATGATGGTCAAGATGTTGCAG TGAAAGTTCTGGACTGGGGTGAAGATGGTATTACCCCTGCTACTAAAATTGCTTCATTAAGGACATCATTTTGGCAGGAGGTTAGCGTATGGCAAAAGCTTGATCATCCAAATGTTACAAAA TTTCTTGGAGCTTCACTGGCTATTCCAAATCTCATGATTCCCTCATCAACCATTTGTCCAAATTCTGTTCCTTCCAAGACGGGTTGTGTAATTGCCGAGTTTCTTACTGGCGGAACATTGAAACAATACTTGTTCAGAAATAGGCTCAACAAACTTCCATACCAGATTGTGATTAAGCTGGCTTTGGACCTCGCTAGAGG TCTTTCTTATCTACATTCAAAGAAAATTGTTCACCGAGACATAAAACCTGATAACATGTTGTTAGATGCTAatagaaatttgaaaatagcTGATTTTGGAGTGGCTCGTATTGAAGCTAACAACCAAAGTGAGATGACAAGTGAAACTGGAACCTATGGATATATGGCCCCAGAG GTTTTAAATGGCAAGCCTTACAACAGAAAATGTGATGTCTACAGTTTTGGTATTTGCTTGTCTGAAATTTATAGTTGTACTACGTTTTCCAATCTAACCCTTACCACGGTGTCATGTTCCCTTATTAATAAG CGTTTACGAcctaaaattccaaaaaattgtCCAAGCGACTTTGCAAACATCATACGAAAATGCTGGAATGCAAACCCAGAGAGACGACCAGAAATGCATGAGGTGGTGACAATGTTGGAAGCAATCGACACAAGAAAAGGAGGTACAAT GCTTCGTCCTGACCGAAAACaatga
- the LOC114191869 gene encoding protein tesmin/TSO1-like CXC 2 yields MDTPDRSKINTPLSQFEDSPVFNYISNLSPIEPVKSVHITQTFNSLSFSSPPSVFTSPHVNCHRESRFLRRHNLLDASKAKGSSEDINNVYSREKTLADSTQLCHESSEPQENTNPNISVRDASNEPRDENPNISIEVPQGLKYNLASPGYEPVICADEADSLLELPGKPGSDVAYVPDDSEKDSIEGEMHIPGLCQNEEKVEGPDCGVDDLIAEASDLLMFSPPNMTEALKDINKQLSPSTKLTNFRTLLGQSATNEGQQMHIVDTVASGSEHEIENHPCESGAATDTVQRQDNHTNVALVANNPMEKVDDKLVYVTHRGIRRRCLDFEMASVQRKNLDGKSNTNSSTEKSDEMDVSKGKQLVPIKHSGDSRKCVLPGIGLHLNALASLNDCKNIKIETLISGRQTNLPSSSSSLQLSASQDHQLSLVPISVEKDLEPSENEVQPGEDCTQPLVHMAGEDLQQNSPKKKRRRLEPDGEGESCKRCNCKKSKCLKLYCECFAAGVYCIEPCSCRDCFNKPIHVDTVLQTRQQIESRNPLAFAPKVIRSSDSVPEIGDDPNKTPASARHKRGCNCKKSSCLKKYCECYQGGVGCSISCRCEGCKNTYGRKDGSVLSGIEAKPEEETEAGEKAVMENASHKTETQNTEEHPDHALPTTPLRLSRSLIPLPFSSKGKPPRSFVTTISSSGLFVSQKLGKSSAPRSQPKFEMPVQTIPDDDSPVTCIKTSSPNGKRISSPNCDVGSSPTRRGGRKLILQSIPSFPSLTPHNLRSD; encoded by the exons ATGGACACGCCAGATAGGAGCAAGATCAACACCCCTCTTTCTCAGTTTGAG GATTCACCTGTATTTAACTATATCAGTAATTTATCTCCTATAGAGCCTGTTAAATCTGTTCACATTACCCAGACCTTCAATTCGCTTAGCTTCTCATCTCCTCCATCTGTTTTCACATCACCCCATGTCAATTGTCACAGAGAATCCAGATTCCTCAGAAG GCATAACCTTTTGGATGCATCCAAAGCTAAGGGTTCATCTGAAGATATAAACAATGTTTATTCACGCGAAAAGACTCTCGCAGATTCAACTCAACTATGTCATGAATCAAGTGAGCCACAGGAAAATACCAATCCAAATATTTCCGTAAGAGATGCCTCAAACGAGCCACGTGATGAAAACCCAAATATCTCTATTGAGGTCCCACAAGGCTTGAAATATAATTTGGCTAGCCCAGGGTATGAACCTGTGATCTGTGCTGATGAGGCTGACTCTCTTTTGGAACTGCCGGGCAAACCAGGATCAGATGTTGCTTATGTTCCAGATGACTCTGAAAAGGATTCAATTGAGGGTGAAATGCATATTCCAGGTTTATGTCAAAATGAGGAAAAAGTTGAAGGACCAGATTGTGGTGTGGATGATTTAATTGCTGAAGCCTCTGATCTGTTAATGTTTAGTCCCCCAAATATGACAGAAGCTTTGAAGgatataaataaacaattaagtCCTTCAACAAAGCTTACCAATTTTAGGACTTTGTTAGGACAATCTGCCACTAATGAGGGTCAACAAATGCACATTGTTGACACAGTTGCTTCTGGTTCAgaacatgaaattgaaaatcATCCTTGTGAATCAGGAGCAGCCACAGACACAGTTCAGAGACAAGACAATCATACCAATGTTGCTTTGGTGGCTAACAATCCAATGGAGAAAGTGGATGATAAG CTTGTTTATGTGACACACCGTGGTATACGTAGACGCTGTTTAGATTTTGAGATGGCCAGTGTGCAAAGGAAGAACCTAGATGGTAAATCAAACACCAATTCCAGTACAGAAAAATCTGATGAGATGGATGTTAGTAAAGGAAAGCAATTGGTCCCCATTAAACATAGTGGGGATTCACGGAAGTGTGTTTTGCCTGGAATTGGTTTGCACTTGAATGCACTTGCAAGCTTAAACGAttgcaaaaacataaaaattgagACATTGATATCTGGAAGGCAAACTAACCTTCCCAGCTCCTCCTCATCCTTGCAACTTTCTGCTAGCCAAGATCATCAACTATCATTGGTACCTATATCAGTGGAGAAAGATTTGGAGCCATCAGAGAATGAAGTTCAGCCTGGTGAAGATTGTACCCAGCCTTTGGTTCACATGGCCGGTGAAGATTTGCAGCAGAATAGTCCAAAAAAGAAAAG GCGCAGGTTAGAACCAGATGGGGAAGGGGAGTCTTGCAAACGTTGCAATTGTAAGAAATCAAAGTGTTTGAAGCT TTATTGTGAGTGCTTTGCTGCTGGAGTCTACTGCATAGAGCCCTGTTCATGTCGTGATTGCTTTAACAAACCTATTCATGTTGATACCGTCCTTCAAACTCGCCAGCAGATTGAGTCTCGAAATCCACTTGCTTTTGCTCCTAAAGTCATACGGAGTTCTGATTCTGTACCTGAAATTGGG GATGACCCTAACAAAACTCCAGCTTCTGCCCGACACAAAAGAGGATGTAATTGCAAGAAATCAAGCTGCCTTAAGAAATACTGTGAATGTTATCAG ggTGGTGTTGGTTGCTCCATAAGCTGCAGATGTGAAGGATGCAAGAACACATATGGTAGAAAGGATG GTTCTGTTCTTTCTGGAATAGAAGCCAAGCCCGAAGAAGAAACAGAAGCCGGTGAAAAGGCTGTGATGGAAAATGCTTCACATAAAACTGAAACACAGAATACTGAAGAGCATCCTGATCATGCTCTTCCTACAACACCATTACGTCTTTCCAG ATCATTGATCCCATTACCCTTTTCATCAAAGGGTAAGCCACCAAGATCTTTTGTTACTACCATCTCCAGTTCTGGATTGTTTGTCAGCCAAAAGCTCGGGAAATCAAGTGCTCCGCGGTCTCAACCTAAATTTGAAATGCCTGTGCAAACTATTCCGGATGATGACTCTCCTGTCACCTGCATCAAAACTTCTTCTCCAAATGGCAAGAGGATCTCCTCTCCTAATTGTGACGTGGGATCATCTCCTACTCGCAGAGGTGGGAGGAAGTTGATCTTACAATCTATCCCATCATTTCCGTCTCTCACCCCTCACAATCTTCGAAGTGACTGA